A single genomic interval of Pan paniscus chromosome 18, NHGRI_mPanPan1-v2.0_pri, whole genome shotgun sequence harbors:
- the LOC117978821 gene encoding apolipoprotein B receptor-like — MDFLRLYLPGLHQALRGALDSLGTFVSYLLGDAVPTVEREAQAAEELGAVAVGKTGKIVEEEAQEDLEGLRGSQNEGAGRLRGPGDDRKREVGSSAVEQTWGWGDGSSHGSQAERQDSGAGETAKAARCQEPSAHLEARKKSKAGSGACQDRSGQAQERQESHEQEVNREERLRSWEQEEEEEEVRAREPGMARGAESEWTWHGETEGKAGAIGPKAAGDNREMEQGVREADAGETEEPGAEGAGKGEEVVVVEKACESTRAWGTWGPGAEPEDWGILGREEARTTPGREEARAILDGEEARTISGGEEAETASGGEEAETASGGEEAGTASGGEEAGIASGGEAGTASGGEEAGTASGGEEAWTTSGGEAGTASGGEEAGTALGGDKAWTTSGKEEADLLGVRQTEYGAVPGERLLEATGKVWVLEEEGDEEREAEVSPFPKQAQVLGTERTEEAAESQTAGREAVGGQEAGESFEGQVDLRGKEAEMRQDLEIRADRARMEELVQAEEAQEERGSSRDPVAELPSDGEAEGAADLEATPEARPEEELTGEESEAAQTSCGPLGVEWGGLTHSITKGQGPELMGGTQTPTKQPEEREAGEVELMGVLALSKEEQERSLEAGPRHAGSVKPEASEAFPGAWENRTRKDMERGNTQEVAADGEQREEEETAGGQTLAAEAEGDRESELSEVPEAGGEGLTTQDAGCGTEEGEASVSENQELDGSTGADAGPCPSLGEAYARETEDEEAEADRTSRRGWSLQAVAVGLPDREDAQTGSVAAGIMGGEVVPDISAAGAGEALEGALGQGWDSREKEEAAAGEHAGGQEFGLEGSAEEEVTGRGSQVEAFESREGGPWGGRVEAEESAGAEDSCGLDPVGSQTARAEGMGAMVEAGGLLEEWTLLEEEAVGWQEREQREDSEGRCGDYHPEGEAPRLLDAEGLMVTGGRRAEAKETEPESLEHVRGQEEQPTHQAPAEAAPESVGEAETAEAMGSARGGAANSWSEAPLPGSLLDVSVPRSRVHLSRISSQRRSRPSFRRTPAWEQQEEPPAPNPPEEELSAPEQRPLQLEEPLEPSPLSHDGTPVPARRRPLGHGFGLAHPGMMQELQARLGRPKPQ, encoded by the exons atGGACTTCCTCCGGCTATACCTCCCTGGGCTGCACCAGGCCTTGAGGGGGGCACTG gATTCCCTCGGCACCTTTGTCTCCTACCTCCTGGGAGATGCAGTCCCCACTGTAGAGCGGGAGGCGCAGGCGGCTGAGGAACTGGGGGCTGTGGCGGTGGGAAAGACAGGGAAGATTGTAGAGGAGGAAGCCCAGGAGGACCTGGAGGGCCTTAGAGGCAGCCAAAACGAGGGGGCTGGAAGGCTGAGAGGGCCTGGAGATGACAGAAAACGTGAAGTGGGGAGCTCAGCTGTAGAACAGACCTGGGGCTGGGGAGATGGCAGCTCCCATGGGTCCCAAGCAGAGAGGCAGGACAGTGGGGCTGGGGAGACAGCCAAGGCTGCCAGGTGCCAGGAGCCAAGCGCCCACTTGGAGGCCAGAAAGAAATCCAAGGCAGGGTCTGGGGCTTGCCAAGACAGGAGCGGCCAAGCCCAGGAGAGGCAGGAGTCCCATGAGCAGGAAGTGAACAGAGAGGAGAGGCTGAGAAGCTgggaacaggaggaggaggaggaagaggtcagGGCAAGAGAGCCAGGGATGGCCAGAGGGGCGGAGTCAGAGTGGACCTGGCATGGGGAGACGGAGGGGAAGGCTGGTGCTATTGGGCCAAAGGCGGCAGGGGACAACCGGGAGATGGAGCAGGGGGTCAGGGAGGCAGATGCAGGGGAAACTGAGGAGCCTGGGGCCGAAGGGGCTGGGAAAGGAGAAGAGGTGGTAGTGGTGGAGAAGGCCTGTGAAAGCACTAGGGCATGGGGGACATGGGGCCCAGGGGCAGAGCCTGAGGACTGGGGAATCTTaggcagagaggaggccaggACAACCCCAGGTAGGGAAGAGGCCAGGGCAATTTTAGATGGGGAGGAAGCCAGGACAATCTCAGGCggggaggaggctgagacagcctCAGGCGGGGAGGAGGCTGAAACAGCCTCAGGCGGGGAGGAG GCCGGGACAGCCTCAGGAGGGGAGGAGGCCGGGATAGCCTCAggtggggaggctgggacagCCTCAGGAGGGGAGGAGGCCGGGACAGCCTCAGGAGGGGAGGAGGCCTGGACGACCTCAggtggggaggctgggacagCCTCAGGAGGGGAGGAGGCCGGGACAGCCTTAGGAGGGGACAAGGCCTGGACGACCTCAGGCAAAGAGGAGGCTGACCTGCTGGGAGTCAGACAGACAGAATATGGAGCAGTCCCAGGAGAAAGGCTCCTAGAGGCTACTGGAAAAGTCTGGGTCCTAGAGGAGGAGGGGGATGAGgagagagaggctgaggtgagccctTTCCCCAAACAGGCCCAGGTCCTGGGCACTGAAAGAACAGAAGAGGCTGCTGAGAGCCAGActgcagggagggaggctgtgggaggccaggaggcaggggagagCTTTGAGGGCCAGGTAGACCTGCGTGgtaaggaggctgagatgaggcaGGACTTGGAGATCAGGGCCGACCGGGCCAGGATGGAAGAGCTGGTACAGGCAGAGGAGGcccaggaggagagagggagcagCAGGGATCCAGTGGCTGAGCTGCCCTCAGATGGAGAGGCTGAAGGCGCTGCCGACTTGGAGGCAACTCCAGAGGCCAGGCCTGAGGAGGAGCTCACAGGGGAGGAGAGTGAGGCGGCCCAGACTAGCTGTGGCCCACTGGGGGTGGAATGGGGTGGCCTCACACACAGCATCACCAAAGGTCAGGGACCTGAGCTGATGGGGGGCACCCAGACCCCAACTAAGCAACCCGAGgaaagggaggcaggggaggtggAGCTCATGGGAGTTCTGGCCCTGAGCAAAGAGGAGCAGGAGAGGAGCCTGGAGGCAGGTCCCAGGCACGCGGGGTCTGTAAAGCCTGAGGCCTCCGAGGCCTTCCCAGGAGCCTGGGAAAACCGCACGAGAAAGGACATGGAGAGAGGAAATACTCAGGAGGTTGCGGCCGATGGCGAGcagcgggaggaggaggagactgcGGGAGGCCAGACCCTGGcggctgaggctgaaggagacCGAGAGTCTGAACTATCAGAAGTCCCAGAGGCAGGCGGGGAGGGGCTGACAACCCAGGACGCGGGATGTGGAACTGAGGAGGGAGAGGCGTCTGTCTCAGAGAACCAGGAGCTGGACGGAAGCACAGGGGCAGATGCAGGGCCTTGCCCGTCACTGGGAGAGGCCTATGCCAGAGAAACTGAGGATGAAGAGGCGGAGGCTGACAGAACATCCAGAAGAGGCTGGAGCCTGCAAGCGGTGGCTGTGGGCCTCCCGGACCGTGAGGATGCACAGACTGGCTCTGTGGCTGCTGGGATTATGGGGGGTGAGGTGGTCCCAGACATCAGCGCTGCTGGCGCTGGTGAAGCTTTGGAAGGGGCGCTTGGGCAAGGCTGGGACtcgagagaaaaggaagaggcagCAGCAGGAGAGCATGCAGGTGGGCAAGAATTTGGTCTGGAGGGCTCAGCAGAGGAAGAGGTGACTGGCAGAGGCAGCCAAGTAGAGGCTTTTGAGTCCAGGGAGGGAGGACCTTGGGGAGGGCGGGTAGAGGCCGAGGAATCTGCAGGCGCAGAGGACAGCTGTGGGCTGGATCCCGTGGGCTCCCAGACAGCGAGGGCAGAGGGGATGGGAGCCATGGTGGAGGCTGGGGGGCTTCTAGAAGAGTGGACGCTGTTGGAAGAAGAGGCTGTtggatggcaggagagagaacagAGGGAAGACAGTGAGGGGCGGTGTGGGGACTACCACCCTGAGGGAGAGGCACCAAGGCTCCTTGATGCAGAGGGTCTCATGGTGACCGGGGGCCGGAGGGCAGAGGCCAAGGAGACTGAGCCAGAAAGCCTGGAACACGTCAGGGGCCAGGAGGAGCAGCCAACACACCAGGCCCCTGCAGAAGCTGCACCGGAGTCAGTCGGGGAAGCCGAGACGGCTGAGGCCATGGGCAGTGCCAGAGGAGGTGCTGCCAACAGCTGGAGCGAG GCCCCGCTCCCCGGGTCCCTCCTAGACGTCTCTGTCCCAAGGAGTCGCGTGCACCTCTCGAGAATCTCCTCACAGCGTCGCTCCCGGCCCTCTTTTCGTCGGACTCCGGCCTGGGAGCAGCAGGAggagcccccagcccccaaccctcCTGAGGAGGAGCTGTCAGCTCCTGAGCAGAGACCCCTCCAGCTGGAGGAACCCCTGGAGCCAAGCCCTCTGAGTCATGATGGGACCCCGGTGCCAGCCAGGAGAAGGCCCCTGGGACACGG GTTTGGCCTCGCGCACCCTGGCATGATGCAGGAGCTGCAAGCCCGTCTGGGCCGGCCTAAGCCCCAGTGA